The Rhizorhabdus dicambivorans genome includes the window GCGCGAGGTCAAAGTGCCTGACTTGATGTGCGAAAGCGTGCCGGTCAGCGCTGCCACGAGGATCGCCGCCTGGGCGTTCAAAGGATCGTCGGCCAGCCCGCGGGCGAGCGCCGTGCGCCATGTCGCCTCCCGCAGGTCGGTCGTGCGGCCTGCGATGGACTTTGCGGTAACACTGGGCCCGGTGCTGGTGGAAACCTTGCGCACGACGGTTCCGCGACCGACCAGAGGTGCTGAAGGCGCTGCGTCATCGGTCAGACCGCCGATCTCACCGCCGTCCTCGTTTTCGTCGCCATCGTCGGCGAGAGCGTCATCATCGCCGTCATCGTGTTCGATCGCTGCGGCGGCGTCCTCGGCCTCGGCGGCCGCCTCCGCATCACGGCGTGCAGCTTCGACCGCCTCGGTCTTTAGCTGGAAGCAGGTAGCGTTGGTGCAGTGGCCATCGTCGACATGGGTGTCGAACAGGGCGCGCTGCGTCCCTGAATTGAACGGACAGGTGGTGCATTCCGTTTTGTCGAACAGGGCATCGGCGAGGCGCTGCGTGACCTTCATGAGAAGATCGCGGGTCTTTGCGATGTCAAGGCCGGCCGCGATGATCGTCTCGAGCGCCTTGTCCTGCTTGTCGGCGGGAACGGCGGCGAGCAATTCGGCGTGTCCGACCTTGATCCGGCGCTCGTCGAGCGCGGTTTTGACGGTCTCGGAAAGGTCGGCGAGCGCGAGCCGGCGGTCCAGCTTTGCGCGGGACCAGCCAAGCCGCCGTGCAGCTTCAGCCCGGTCGCCTTGGCACGCCGCGAGATAGCGAACGGCCGCGTCCGCCTGCTCGGTCTCGGAAGGATCATCGCGATCGTCGTTTTCGGCAATCGCCGCGTCGAGCGCCTCCTGGTCGGTCATCTCCCGGATCAGGACCGGCACCTCGGCGTTTTCGCCGAAGGCTTCCATTGCGGCCCGGTAGCGGCGACCGCCCGCGACGATCGTGAAATGCTCCGGCAGGTCGGCAGCGGGCCGAACCAGCATCGGCTGCAGCATGCCTCGCAAACGCAGGGAGGCGACGAGTTCGTCATGCTTCTTCCGGTCGAAATAGCGGCGCGGATTATAGCCCACGGCAATCCGGGCGAGCGGGACCATGGCGGTCCCGACAGGGTGCGATGCGGTCAAGGCGGTTCTCCTAGTGAGAATGGCGGTGCACGCGCTTGCTCGCGACGCGCACCCTTTCGGTGAGCCTGATGCTCACCCTTCCACTCCCCCTCCCCTTTCACCGCTCCGCCGTCTGGTCATGGAAGATGTCGGCCGCCCATTGCTCGAGCCACGGCTCGAACATCTCATCATGATCAAGATCGCCGGACTCGATGAGATCGCGGATTTCGGTACGGGCCTGCGCGATTGCGGCCTCCCAGGGATCGATCGGCGGAGGATCTGCGTCAGCAGGCCGTTGCTGCGGAAGGCGGCGCGGCCGCTCGGTTAGTCGGTGGTACTGACCGGCGAGCCATTGCTCCATGTAATCGGCCACGACGCGATCGGTCTTGGAGATCCCCGCCTTCAGGGCTGCCCGACGCGCACCGACGCCATAGGCCTGGCTGTCGATCGACGCGACCCGGTGTGCGAAAGGCAGAAGGAAGGGCAGTGCCGTGCCCTTGACGCCGAATGCGTGGAGCAGAACACCGGCCGGAAGAATCTGATCGAGATGGTCGATGACCGCGATCAGGCCTTCCGGTCCGTGAATATCGCGCCGGCACATGCTTCCGACACCGATCAATGCGCCGGGGCGGAGCGAACCCCAGAGCGCATCGACACAGCGCTCATAGTCGGATGGTCGCCGGCCCTGGATCACAGGCATCAGTCTGTCGGCTATTCCGGCATCCTCGCCCAGGATGCGGCAGTCGCGATTGGCGCGGATGGTGCGCGACAGGCGGTCGAAGACTTCGTCGCGATCTCGCGCGATCTCAGCCTCGACGCAGTAATCGGCACTTGCCCACCATTGGAATGGATAGGCCGCCGCGAGCGATACATAGTCCGACAGGGACCACGGGAAGCCACCATAGCGCGCAGTCGCGACGAAGCCTGCGGAGTCCAGGCAGAGGCCGGACAAACCCCGTGCATTCTGGAGTTGCCCCAGGCGCCATCCGGTCCATTCCCGCCAGCCGCGCTTTTCGGACCAACGTGAAAGCGCGTTCGCCGAGATGAGCGCGGTCCGGCCAAGCGCGCGTGCCCGCTGAAGGATCGGCCCATCGTTCAGGTGCGGAAGGCCGACGATGACGTTGATGGGCATGATGCGCGCTCCGCTCGCAACGGAAGCACGCGGACAATTGACGGTCGCGCATGTTCACGTTACGTTCTAATGAGTAGGAGATTTGCCATGACGACGCCCAGCATCCGACACCTGTTCGATCTCGACATAACGCTGCGGGATGCGGCGCTGGATATGGAGAACCGGCCGACCCGTCGGATGATCGCCAATGCGGCGATCGGCATTCATGTCGAGGACGCCTACTATTCGGTGCGGGAGCTGCGCGAGGCGGTAAGCTGGGTGCATGAAGGGGTTTCGGCGGGCAAGCTGAAGCTGGCGGAGATCCTGGGCAATGATGGTGCCGACGATTTTCAGCGCTGCATCTATTTCTGCCTCGCCGGCCGCGGCGTGGTGTCGATGCTCGACGATCTTGAATGGCTGGAGGATCTGCTGGAGCGGCGCGGGCGCATCGCAGGCGAACAGAAGCGCCTGAAGGAGACGGTGATGCCGCTCGTGAACCCCTATGTGGCCGACGCGCCCGATGGGCCGTTGGTCAGGATGGACGGAAATTTCGAGCAGGGACCATCTTGGTGGGCCGACCCGACTTTGTCGGCCTGACCATCAGCGCTCGCAGCTCAGGCGGTTCCCGTGCCGCCAGCGCGACGGTTCGATCCAGTCTCCGGCAAAGGCCCCTGCCCTTTGCCTCCTGGCCGAAGCGAAGGCCGCATTATATGCGCGCAGGCGAGCGGGATCGTCTCTGAGATAACTCGCCTGCGGGGTCGCGAGACCCGCGCGGATAAGACGCTCTCCCAAATCCGCGCCGTCGACTGTAACGACCGCAACGGGGCGGCCATAAGAAGACGAAGACACGAGCCGGATCGTCGCGGCCTTGGAACGCAGGGCGTTCGCGGCGAAATCCTGTGCGGCCTTCCCACACTGCCAACATCCCGAGGCGCGCCGACAGAGCTGCCCGCGCTCGAATGCGTCGACCCCAAGCAACCGGAAATCGACGGCCACGGTATCGCCATCGAGCGCCCGCGCCTTCGCGTCGAAACTCTGAGACCATGAGGGCGATGTGAGAGCGGCTCCGCCCGCGAGGATGATGGCCGCCGCGATCCGGATCAAAATGTCATCTCCACCTCGACATGATCATCGGCCGCCGGCGTCGTGCAGACCCGGAATGGTTGCAGCGGATCGCCAGTGCGGACGATCGACAGCCTACCCGGCCGCTCGTCGAATAGGCGACCTGCGACGCGATTGGCGTTCTCGCGGCTGCAAAGCTGCAGACGCTTGGGCGACAATTCAAGACACGCGGCAAACATGATGGCTTCTCCCTGCTGCGGGAATGATACTGGCTGACGCACTCATGCAAAGATCGTCTTGTGAACCTTAGTGACCGGCAGGATCGTCCAGTCGCGCTCCATGAACCGGCTGATCGCATAGCCGCAGCGAGTCGCGGGATCGCGGAAACTCAGGCGGCGGCCGCGCTTCACGACGATAAATTCGTCACCCACATGACCATCGGAGAAGGTCAGCGCCTGGGCCAGTTTGATCCGGTCGCCGTCCTCGATCTTGCGCGATCGGCGGGCCAGGTTGGCACGGCACCGCGCGCGCCAGTCGAGGGCGTGCTCCCGGTCGGTCGGGGTCAGAAGGTCGAGAATGTGGCGGGGACAGCTATCCTCATAGGGGCCGACAGATTCGTCCATATCCTTGTAGCCGAAATGCTCGCCGGACTTGCTTTTGGGATTCCACATCACCTTGCAGACGATCGCGAAAACCTCCTTGCCGACGCCGTCGATCATCACCTGAGCCGCAGCATAATAGGTGCGATTCTGGGGGCAGGATGAGGCGAGCACCTTCAGTCCCTTGATCGTCCCGTCCGCCTCGCGGCTATAGGTGAATTGCGCGTCCAGATAATCCTTGGCGGTCTTGTGTCCGCCCATGTGGAAACGGGACATGGTGAGCCAGCCCATCGGTATCTCCTGTGATGTCGGGGAAAATTCGGATTAGCGGCGGTCAGGCCGCCTCGAGGATCTGCCTGACCCCCTCGGCCGATGACGCCGTGTCGTCGCTGTCGCCAAACGCCAGAAGGTAGTTGAAGGCCTGCTCAGCTTTCGAGGCGGCGTGAATGATTGCGGTCTTGTCCGCGCGCAAAATGCCGAGCCAGTGGGCGACGTAGCTCGCATGATTGTCGTGCAGTTCGTTCGGCAGATCCAAATGCGCGCAAATCAGGCCGCTTCCGATCTCGGCGACATATCCTGACAGTCCAGCCAAAAACGGCGGTTGGAAGGTGAAATCCATCGGTGCCTCCAGCACTGCCCAAAACCCCATGGCCTCCCCCGAGGCGGGGGTGGGCGGCGAGAGCGACCGGAGAGGCCCGCCGAAGCGGCGGGCTGCACCCGCAGGGGCGAAATGCAATGGAGCAGTCCGGCGCAGCCGGACTTGCAGCGCGCCGTGGCGGGCCTAGAAGGGAGCGCCGACCACTCCCGCCTTGAGGGAGGCCCGACGAACAGCGCCGCCGCGCCAGCGGCGACCGCTGGGTGCGGGCGAAGCCCGTGCCGATCGCCTATGCGACTGGGCGGCCGATCCCGAGAGAGAGCGGCCGCCCAGGTCTTCTATCGTTGATGATCGCGAACGCGCCGCGCAGGATTATGCAGGCAACGACCGCTCATACCAGGGCCGCGTCTTCTTCACGAGCGCGACGACCGAGAGCATCACCGGCACCTCGACCAGCACGCCGACGACGGTGGCGAGCGCCGCGCCCGATCCGATGCCGAACAGGCTGATCGCCGCGGCGACGGCGAGTTCGAAGAAGTTGGACGCGCCGATCAGCGCGGCGGGCGCGGCGACGCACCAGGCGACGCCGAAGCGGCGGCTCAGCCAATAAGCGAGCCCGGCATTGAAATAGACCTGGATGAGGATCGGCACGGCGATGAGCGCGATGACCAGCGGATGCGCGATGATCGCCTCGCCCTGGAAACCGAACAACAGCACCAGCGTGGTGAGCAGCGCGATCAGCGATACGGGGCCGAGCGCTGCCAGCAGGCGATCGAGCGCCGGCTGTCCGCCAGAGGCCAGCAGCGCGCGACGGACAAGCTGCGCGGCGATTACCGGCACGACGATGTAGAGCAGCACCGAGATGAGCAAAGTGTCCCACGGCACCGTGATCGACGCGACCCCGAGCAGCAGCGCGACGATCGGCGCGAAGGCGAACACCATGATGACGTCGTTCAAGGCGACCTGGCTCAGCGTGTAATTAGGCTCGCCCTCGCACAGGTTGGACCAGACGAACACCATCGCCGTGCAAGGCGCGGCGGCGAGCAGGATGAGGCCGGCAATATAGGAGCCGATCTCGGCCTCGGGCAGCCAGGGGCGGAACAGATAGCCGAGGAAGAAGGTGCCGAGCAGCGCCATCGAGAAGGGCTTCACCGCCCAGTTGATGAAAAGCGTGACACCGACGCCCTTCCAGTGCCGCCTGACTGATCCCAGCGCGCCCAGGTCGATCTTGAGCAGCATCGGCACGATCATCAGCCATATCAGCACCGCGACGACGATGTTGACGTTCGCGATCTCGGCCGCGGCGACGCGCGCGAACAAGCCGGGCAGCGCATAGCCGAGCGCGATGCCGACGACGATGCAGGCCGCGACCCAGAGGCTGAGATAGCGTTCGAAGGTGCCGATCGCGGGCTTCGCCGCCGCGGCGGCATCGCTCACGCGGCGTCCCCGCGCCGGTTGCTCGCGCCTTCGCCCTGACCGATCTCGCGGACATGTGCCCTCAATGCCATCACGTCGAGCTGGTCGAACGGCAGCGCCATGAACAGCTTGATGCGGTTCTCGAGATAGCGCAGCGCTGTCACGAAGGCGCGCTCGCGCTCGATGTCGTTGCCCTCGACATGGCTCGGATCTTCGATGCCCCAATGGGCGGTCATCGGATGGCCGGGCCAGACCGGACACGTCTCGCCCGCCGCATCGTCGCAAACGGTGAACACGAAATCCATCACCGGCGCGTCCGGCACGGAGAACTCTTCCCAGCTCTTCGAGTGAAGGCCTTCGGTCGGGTAACCGATGCGCTCCAGCAGCCTCAGCGCGTCGGGGTTGACCGCGCCCTTGGGGAAGCTGCCTGCGGAATAGCCGCGGAACCGGCCTTCGCCGAGCTTGTTCAGTGCGCTCTCGGCGAGGATCGAGCGGGCCGAGTTACCCGTGCAGAGGAACAGGACATTGAAAACACGGTCGGTCATTGAACGGCTCCGGGTTGGCAGCAGGCGGCCCTGGTGACCACGTCGGCGAGCGGAGCACAGATCTCCGGGGCGCCGCCGCAGCAATCCTCCATCAGGAAGCCGAGCAGGTCGGTCATGCGGGCATAATCAGCGGTGTAGATGATCGACCGGCCCTCGCGCCGCGACGACACGAGCCCGGCGTGGCCGAGGATGTTGAGGTTGCCCGAGAGCGTCTGCGGGACATGGCCCGTCGCGCGCGCGATATCGCCCGAGGCCATGCCCTCGGCGCCGGCGCGGACCAGCAGGCGAAAGACCTCGAGGCGGCCCGGATGCGCGAGCGCCGAGAGCGAGGCGACGGCAGCGTTCGCGTCCATCAGCAGCACGCCTGCTTTGGCGCGGGCGCATCGGCGGGGCCGCAGCAGGCCGCGGCGGGCTCGGGCAGCACCTCGTCCTCGCCGTAGCTGGTCGCCTCACCGAAGGTGAAGAAGGTCTCCCAGCGCACGCCGGCGGGATCGCGGACCCAGCTCTTGTCCGACTGCGCGTAGCAGCAGGTGGTCGCTTCCTGATCGAACGTCTCCGCCCCGGCGGCCTTGAGGCGACCGGCGAGCGCGCCGAGCTCATCGGCGCTGTCGACCTGGATGCCGATATGGTCGATGCCGGCCGCGCGCGCGCGCTCGGAGATCGCGAAGTTGACCTTGGGATCGTCGAGCATCCACTTGGCGTAGTCGTCCTTCACGACGACGGGCGCGGCGCCGAACAGCGTCTCGTAGAACTGGATCGACGCGCCGAGATCGGGCACGCTGACGTGCAGATGGATGCGCTTCATGGAATGGCTCCTGATAACGACTCGATGACACTACGAGTATATCCGTAATATCATCGAGTCAATGAGCACGACGCTCATGGCTGCTGGGCGTGCATCCAGTCAGCGGCGGCCTGCGCCTTGCTGGCTGCGGTGAAGATCGCCCGCGGCTCATCCTTCAGGAGTTGGAGCCAGGAAGCGATATAGGCGGCGTGGTCGGGCCGCGGCTCGTGGGCGATCCCGAGATCGGCGAGCAGGAACGAGGCGGTCAGCTCGGCGGTCGCTTCCTCCATCGCGAGCGCGTGCCTGGTCCACTTGGCGCTGAAATCCCGGTCGAGCCGATGGGCTGCGCCACTGGCATGAGCGGCCTCGTGAATACGGGTGGCATAGAAGCCGTGAGCGTCGTGGAAGGCGCTGAAATCCGGCATGTGGATGCGGTCTTCGGCGATGTGATAATAGGCGCTGGCCGAGCCGTAGACAGTATCGATGCCGAGGGCGGCGATGAAGGCTTCGGCGGCGGCGAGGCGTTCGCTCTCGGGCAGGTCCGGCCCCGGTTTGGGCGCATAGCCATCGACCTGATCGGCGTTGAACAGGCCGAACGCCTTGGCGAAAAGCCGTCGATGGTCGTCATCGTCGCTGGCGTCGTCGCCCTTCGCGTGAAACTCCTTCCAGAGGACACCGAGGCTGGCGTGCTCACCCTTGCGGACCTGCGCGCCGAGCGCCTGCCACTGGCGATAGGTGCCCCAGACCCCGCTCGCATAGCCGCTGCCATAGGCGGCCGCCCAGAGCGAGACCGTATTTATGCCGCGATAGGGCTTGCCGCTGGCGACGTTGGTCGGGCGGGTGACGTCGGCGCCGGAATGATGCCATGGCATGCGCCAGGTGCCGGTGCCGGCTTCGATGGCGTCGACGATCGCTTGCGTGACGCGAGCATAGACGTCTGAGCGTTGTGAGGCTGACATGATCTGTTCTCCGTTCTCGCGCCGGGGACCATCCCCGGCGGCGGAGGCCCGTTCGCGCCGGGCACAGGGGGGCTCGCGCACCCGTCAGGGCCGCAGCGAAGCGAAGGACGGCGAAGCCGTTGCGCGGGCGCGCCGACCGGCGCAGGACTCCGCCAACAACCGGGGTGGTCTACGGCGCGGGAGGGTCGATCCCGGCAATCACCACGCTCAGGCGATCCAGCTCGCGCTGGAGAGCCTGACGCTGGAGATCGGAGATGCGCCGTTCGCGTAAGTGCGCCCTGGCATCGGCCGCCGCGCGTTCCCAGGCCGGCCTGTGGCGGGCGGTGATGCAGGCGTTGGGACAGCGGGTCGGCTCGCACAGGGCAGTGAGCGGCCCTGCCGGATCGGGGGTCGTCACGCGCTTGAGGCAGAGCGCGGTCGCGGGATCGAAGAAGCAATCCGCGAGCGGGCCGACATGGAAGGTGCGCGCGACGCTGGCGAGCATGACGCGCAGGCGGGCGCGATCGGCGATCATGGCGGGCAAAGGCCCTTGTCTGACGGCGGCATCGTCGAGCGTCCGCGCGATGCGCGGTCCCGCCGGTCCACCGAGCGATGCGCCGCCCTGACGCCGGTCGAAATAGTCCAGCAGATCGTCAATCTGACCGAGCCGACGCTGCGCCTCGACCTCGGCGCGAAACCCTGATGCGCTGGTCCCGGCATAGCCTTCGAACGCGGCGACCGAGGCGTGCTTGTACTGGATCATGCCGGCGATGGTGCCGAACGGACGGTTGGCGATGTGCCACGCGATCGTGCGCCGGAACTGCCGCGTCGTGATGCGCCACGGCTTGCCATCGGGTCCGGGCGGGATGACCGGCTCATCGGGGGTGCCGAAGGCGCTGTTGAGGTGGTCGCGGAAGGTGTTGAGCTGGCGGACCACCTCGCTCGACAGATGCGTCTTGGAGACGGCGCTCGCGCGCAGCACCGGCCAGAGCGTATCGCTGCCGCTGGCGCGCGCCGGCCCTGCCGACAGGCGTTCGAGCACCATGATCGCGGCGGCGACCGGCTCGATCGTCACCCAGCTCGCCGCCTCGCCCACCGCCGCCCGGCGCTTGTAGATGGTCGACCGGATGCGATGGCGCTCGATCAGGCCGTCCTCGCTGCGCGCGATAGAGAGACACCCGCGCCGCATCGCCTGCACCTCGCAGTCGCGCATGCCGGTCAGGTAGGCGCACACGATATAGGCAGCGGCTTGAAGCATCCGTTCCTCGTGTGCGAGAGTCTTCGCATCGAAGCGCTCGCGCCACGGCCGACCGCTGTCAGGATCGATCGTGATCGGCGTGTCCATGCCGCCGACCTCTACCCCCAGCTCGGCCGCCACTGCGTCGATCAACCTCGCTTCACCGCCTGTCAGCAGAAGATGCGCGCCAGGCTCGGCCTGCACGTCGATCCCGACATGGAGATGCAGGAGATGTGCGTTGATCGGTGGGGTCACTGCGCCGGTGTTGGGGTCGACGCGCAGCTTGCCGTTATGAGCGGTGCCCCAGATCGGCGCGCCGCGCCCCTCGCGGCGTCGGCGGCCGAAATAGGCCTTCAGGCGGGTGCGGCGACGTTGCCGGCGATCAGGGTCTGGAAGGCCGGCATCGGCGGCGGCAAGGCGATCCCGGCGCACTTCGAGCCGCGCAAGCTCGCGGCGGGCGGCGAGGATATCGTCCGCGAATATGGTGACGTAGCGCAACGACCAGGCGAGTAGCGCGGCGATGACCTCTTCCGGGAAGCGCGGCGTGCGGTTCTCCCGGACATGGCGGTAGCCCGCAACGCGGGCGGGCGCCTGTCCGGCCCAAGGCTCGAATGCAAGGCCTCCGCTATCGAGGTGGTCGCGATAGTAATAGAGATCTGAGACCACTTCGAGGAGGTGGCCGACGATGACGGGTCGTCGGGCAGGATCGTCACGGAGATGACGGGCATAGGCATCGAGCAATGGCTGATCGATACGGGAAACGTCGAGCCGTCCGAGCCGCTCGCGGGCGAAGGCGAAGAACCGGCGGGCACGGTTGAATGCCTGGCGGATACAGGCGGGTGGTAACTTCGTCCGATAGCCGGGGAGATCGGCGTTGAGGCGGGCGTAGAGATAGGCGCGCATCGCCGCCTGCACATCGGCATGTTCGAGCACGTGGAAATGCACGGTGACGTGGCAGCGCCGGGCGTTCTCGCGGAAGACGGCGGGACCGAGATCCCAGCTCGGGTCGCCGACGCGCGATAGCGCCTCGCGGGTATGGCCTTCCTTGAGTGGCGCGCTCGCCAGCACGGGGCGATCGTCGAAAGCGGGCGCCTGGGCATGAACGGGCATGGTCATGCGCGGACCTCCGGCGGCAGATAAAGCCGTTCGCCCTCCATCTGCCGGCGCGCATCGGTGATGACGGCATCGGAGAAGGCCGGCAGGACCTGGGCGGTGATGCGGGCATGGACGCGGCCGAACTTGGCCGCCCAGTCGGTCGCGGGCAGGCTCAGCCGCTGCTCTTCGACGAAGGCGAGGAAGGCGAGGATCGCGGGGAGCTTGCGCACGGTGATGACGGCGTTGGGGCAATCAAGGCAGCCCCAGAAGGGCTGCGCGCAGGGTGATCCGGCCTCGGCGAAGGGACTGTTGTGGAAGCCCGCGCAGGCTGCGAGCCAGACATCCTGTTCGCCGTCGAGCAACGGACCCACGGTATCGGGCGGCATCAGCGGCGCGGCCTGTTCGGGTGCTTCGCGCAACGTCTGCTCGGCGGTGGGCGGAAGCACGGTCGGCATCGCGGCGGCGACCGCCGCGCGGAAGGCGTCGGCGACGGCCGTCTCGTGCACGGGCCGGAGCGACGGCAGATCGGCATAGTGGCGCGCCGCCACCTCGCGCGAGTGGCCGACCGCGAAGCGGGTCATGTGCCCCTCGGTCTTGGTGTACCACAGCGCCTTGTGGGTCTTGCGGAGCCGCGAGAGCAGCAAGTGGAGCGGCTCGCCGTCGTCATCGACAATAGCGTGCTGAGCTACCCAGGCATCGATCCGTTCCGTCGGGTGGCGGATGCCTACCCGCAGGCCGCCAGCGTTGTGATAAACCCAAAGACGATCGTCGTTCAGATGCTTGCGGGCAATCGCCGTGACCTCAATCAGGCGACGAATCAGACCACCAGGCGTGCCCCCACCGCCATCTCGCACGCGCATGCTCTTGTGCTCGGCGCCGCAGGCGCGGCGCTTGAGATAGCGCAGCTCCACCGTGCCGGCATGGGGGTTGGTGAGACAATCTGTGGTCAGCGTCTTCAGGCACTCGGGCTCGAGGCCGGTATCGAGCGTGAGCAGCACGAGCAGCGCCGGCAGATCGCGCGCAAGCGGGTGATGGCGGCCATGCAGATCATCGATGAGCGTGCTGATCGGCAATCCGCGCCGCATGCGCATGAAATAGAGGCTCTTCAGCGCCGGGTGGTCTGCAACGATAAAGCCCTGCCGCGCGATGATCGCTTCGACGTCGGCCC containing:
- a CDS encoding PRTRC system ParB family protein; this translates as MVPLARIAVGYNPRRYFDRKKHDELVASLRLRGMLQPMLVRPAADLPEHFTIVAGGRRYRAAMEAFGENAEVPVLIREMTDQEALDAAIAENDDRDDPSETEQADAAVRYLAACQGDRAEAARRLGWSRAKLDRRLALADLSETVKTALDERRIKVGHAELLAAVPADKQDKALETIIAAGLDIAKTRDLLMKVTQRLADALFDKTECTTCPFNSGTQRALFDTHVDDGHCTNATCFQLKTEAVEAARRDAEAAAEAEDAAAAIEHDDGDDDALADDGDENEDGGEIGGLTDDAAPSAPLVGRGTVVRKVSTSTGPSVTAKSIAGRTTDLREATWRTALARGLADDPLNAQAAILVAALTGTLSHIKSGTLTSRAALLVDAAFPDRGFKEKIAEIRELSEVQATTVLAAIGAAYARDVQSFAHVADLAGAFGIDIRTVWQVDRAFLERYTKDELKFIAAESGLVAHMGEKAFAKLLGAKKGDLISGMLNAVGFDWAGRVPSAMALDGRYAPPNSLPPAKADEVVTELAA
- a CDS encoding deazapurine DNA modification protein DpdA family protein — translated: MPINVIVGLPHLNDGPILQRARALGRTALISANALSRWSEKRGWREWTGWRLGQLQNARGLSGLCLDSAGFVATARYGGFPWSLSDYVSLAAAYPFQWWASADYCVEAEIARDRDEVFDRLSRTIRANRDCRILGEDAGIADRLMPVIQGRRPSDYERCVDALWGSLRPGALIGVGSMCRRDIHGPEGLIAVIDHLDQILPAGVLLHAFGVKGTALPFLLPFAHRVASIDSQAYGVGARRAALKAGISKTDRVVADYMEQWLAGQYHRLTERPRRLPQQRPADADPPPIDPWEAAIAQARTEIRDLIESGDLDHDEMFEPWLEQWAADIFHDQTAER
- a CDS encoding thermonuclease family protein, with amino-acid sequence MRIAAAIILAGGAALTSPSWSQSFDAKARALDGDTVAVDFRLLGVDAFERGQLCRRASGCWQCGKAAQDFAANALRSKAATIRLVSSSSYGRPVAVVTVDGADLGERLIRAGLATPQASYLRDDPARLRAYNAAFASARRQRAGAFAGDWIEPSRWRHGNRLSCER
- a CDS encoding DUF6927 domain-containing protein, producing the protein MGWLTMSRFHMGGHKTAKDYLDAQFTYSREADGTIKGLKVLASSCPQNRTYYAAAQVMIDGVGKEVFAIVCKVMWNPKSKSGEHFGYKDMDESVGPYEDSCPRHILDLLTPTDREHALDWRARCRANLARRSRKIEDGDRIKLAQALTFSDGHVGDEFIVVKRGRRLSFRDPATRCGYAISRFMERDWTILPVTKVHKTIFA
- the arsB gene encoding ACR3 family arsenite efflux transporter, whose protein sequence is MSDAAAAAKPAIGTFERYLSLWVAACIVVGIALGYALPGLFARVAAAEIANVNIVVAVLIWLMIVPMLLKIDLGALGSVRRHWKGVGVTLFINWAVKPFSMALLGTFFLGYLFRPWLPEAEIGSYIAGLILLAAAPCTAMVFVWSNLCEGEPNYTLSQVALNDVIMVFAFAPIVALLLGVASITVPWDTLLISVLLYIVVPVIAAQLVRRALLASGGQPALDRLLAALGPVSLIALLTTLVLLFGFQGEAIIAHPLVIALIAVPILIQVYFNAGLAYWLSRRFGVAWCVAAPAALIGASNFFELAVAAAISLFGIGSGAALATVVGVLVEVPVMLSVVALVKKTRPWYERSLPA
- a CDS encoding arsenate reductase ArsC gives rise to the protein MTDRVFNVLFLCTGNSARSILAESALNKLGEGRFRGYSAGSFPKGAVNPDALRLLERIGYPTEGLHSKSWEEFSVPDAPVMDFVFTVCDDAAGETCPVWPGHPMTAHWGIEDPSHVEGNDIERERAFVTALRYLENRIKLFMALPFDQLDVMALRAHVREIGQGEGASNRRGDAA
- a CDS encoding ArsR/SmtB family transcription factor, with the translated sequence MDANAAVASLSALAHPGRLEVFRLLVRAGAEGMASGDIARATGHVPQTLSGNLNILGHAGLVSSRREGRSIIYTADYARMTDLLGFLMEDCCGGAPEICAPLADVVTRAACCQPGAVQ
- a CDS encoding ArsI/CadI family heavy metal resistance metalloenzyme produces the protein MKRIHLHVSVPDLGASIQFYETLFGAAPVVVKDDYAKWMLDDPKVNFAISERARAAGIDHIGIQVDSADELGALAGRLKAAGAETFDQEATTCCYAQSDKSWVRDPAGVRWETFFTFGEATSYGEDEVLPEPAAACCGPADAPAPKQACC
- a CDS encoding ArdC family protein — translated: MSASQRSDVYARVTQAIVDAIEAGTGTWRMPWHHSGADVTRPTNVASGKPYRGINTVSLWAAAYGSGYASGVWGTYRQWQALGAQVRKGEHASLGVLWKEFHAKGDDASDDDDHRRLFAKAFGLFNADQVDGYAPKPGPDLPESERLAAAEAFIAALGIDTVYGSASAYYHIAEDRIHMPDFSAFHDAHGFYATRIHEAAHASGAAHRLDRDFSAKWTRHALAMEEATAELTASFLLADLGIAHEPRPDHAAYIASWLQLLKDEPRAIFTAASKAQAAADWMHAQQP
- a CDS encoding integrase, whose protein sequence is MTMPVHAQAPAFDDRPVLASAPLKEGHTREALSRVGDPSWDLGPAVFRENARRCHVTVHFHVLEHADVQAAMRAYLYARLNADLPGYRTKLPPACIRQAFNRARRFFAFARERLGRLDVSRIDQPLLDAYARHLRDDPARRPVIVGHLLEVVSDLYYYRDHLDSGGLAFEPWAGQAPARVAGYRHVRENRTPRFPEEVIAALLAWSLRYVTIFADDILAARRELARLEVRRDRLAAADAGLPDPDRRQRRRTRLKAYFGRRRREGRGAPIWGTAHNGKLRVDPNTGAVTPPINAHLLHLHVGIDVQAEPGAHLLLTGGEARLIDAVAAELGVEVGGMDTPITIDPDSGRPWRERFDAKTLAHEERMLQAAAYIVCAYLTGMRDCEVQAMRRGCLSIARSEDGLIERHRIRSTIYKRRAAVGEAASWVTIEPVAAAIMVLERLSAGPARASGSDTLWPVLRASAVSKTHLSSEVVRQLNTFRDHLNSAFGTPDEPVIPPGPDGKPWRITTRQFRRTIAWHIANRPFGTIAGMIQYKHASVAAFEGYAGTSASGFRAEVEAQRRLGQIDDLLDYFDRRQGGASLGGPAGPRIARTLDDAAVRQGPLPAMIADRARLRVMLASVARTFHVGPLADCFFDPATALCLKRVTTPDPAGPLTALCEPTRCPNACITARHRPAWERAAADARAHLRERRISDLQRQALQRELDRLSVVIAGIDPPAP